A stretch of Clostridium formicaceticum DNA encodes these proteins:
- a CDS encoding TerD family protein gives MSINLQKGQRVDLTKGNKGLSRIMVGLGWDPVEQPRGGFLSSLFGGGKAPEIDCDASVLMLNEQGRLVSNKNLIYFGNLKSGCGSVKHAGDNLTGGGDGDDEEIFVELNKVPSDIHKLFFVVNIYDCIRRKQDFGMINNAFIRLVNLDNKQELIRYNLTNSYSGKTALMVGEIYRDGAEWKFAAVGEGTNDASLGEIVKRF, from the coding sequence TTGTCAATTAACTTGCAAAAAGGCCAGCGTGTCGACTTAACAAAGGGGAACAAAGGATTATCAAGAATTATGGTTGGGTTAGGTTGGGACCCAGTGGAGCAGCCAAGGGGAGGTTTTTTAAGCAGCTTGTTTGGAGGGGGAAAAGCCCCTGAAATAGACTGCGATGCCTCTGTATTGATGCTAAATGAACAGGGTAGACTAGTGTCAAACAAAAACCTAATTTACTTTGGCAACCTAAAGAGTGGGTGCGGAAGTGTGAAGCATGCAGGAGATAATTTAACTGGTGGTGGTGATGGAGATGACGAGGAAATTTTTGTTGAACTGAACAAAGTTCCGTCAGATATCCATAAGCTATTTTTTGTAGTAAATATTTATGACTGTATTCGCCGCAAACAAGATTTTGGCATGATTAATAATGCATTTATACGCTTAGTGAACTTAGATAACAAACAAGAACTCATCCGTTATAACCTAACAAATAGCTATAGTGGAAAAACCGCCTTAATGGTAGGAGAGATATACCGTGATGGAGCAGAGTGGAAATTTGCGGCTGTTGGTGAAGGTACTAATGATGCTTCTTTAGGGGAAATTGTTAAACGATTTTAA
- a CDS encoding TerD family protein produces MSINLSKGQKIDLTKGNPGLKKVMVGLGWDTNKYSGGYDFDLDASAFLLGSNDKAQNDKDFIFYNNLEGPNQCVVHTGDDLTGGSGGDDEQILIDFSKIPSHVEKIAITVTIHDAEQRAQNFGQVSNAFVRLVDEETGKEILRYDLAEEFSIETALVFCELYKSGNDWKFSAVGSGFFGGLAALCKNYGLQVG; encoded by the coding sequence ATGAGTATTAATTTATCAAAGGGACAAAAAATTGACTTAACAAAGGGAAACCCAGGATTAAAAAAAGTGATGGTAGGCTTAGGTTGGGATACTAATAAATACTCAGGAGGCTATGATTTTGACTTAGATGCTTCTGCGTTTTTATTAGGAAGCAATGATAAGGCACAAAATGACAAAGATTTTATCTTTTATAATAATTTAGAAGGACCAAACCAATGTGTTGTCCATACCGGTGATGATTTAACAGGCGGTAGCGGCGGAGATGATGAACAAATTCTTATAGACTTTTCTAAAATTCCTAGCCATGTTGAAAAAATTGCTATTACAGTTACAATTCATGATGCGGAACAAAGAGCGCAAAACTTTGGACAAGTATCCAATGCCTTTGTACGTTTAGTGGATGAGGAAACAGGTAAAGAAATACTGCGATATGATTTAGCAGAAGAATTCTCTATTGAGACTGCTTTGGTATTTTGTGAGTTATACAAAAGCGGTAATGATTGGAAGTTTAGTGCAGTAGGAAGTGGATTTTTTGGTGGTTTGGCTGCTCTTTGCAAAAACTATGGACTACAGGTAGGCTAG